One uncultured Alphaproteobacteria bacterium genomic region harbors:
- a CDS encoding HNH endonuclease (fragment), translating to MCGKTIAEDHIKLQIDHKIPRNWGGLTELSNLWAICQRCNGGKRDYFATFDDTVMNEVMAYDSVHERLAHTLRIHLGSPTPSDLLEFVANAKSRQDDWHKRLRELRYPVIGLKISVGKKKTERGMETTYTLRNWVDLPSNPTKVIREFERDRVRKHLKAR from the coding sequence ATGTGCGGAAAAACGATCGCCGAGGACCACATAAAACTTCAGATCGACCACAAAATCCCCCGCAATTGGGGTGGCCTCACTGAACTCTCAAATCTCTGGGCTATCTGTCAGAGATGCAACGGCGGCAAGAGGGACTACTTCGCGACCTTCGATGACACCGTGATGAACGAGGTGATGGCGTATGACTCGGTCCACGAACGCTTGGCCCACACGCTCCGCATTCACCTAGGCTCACCCACCCCGTCGGACCTCCTTGAATTCGTTGCCAACGCCAAAAGCCGTCAAGACGATTGGCACAAGCGCTTGCGCGAATTGCGGTACCCGGTGATCGGGCTGAAGATAAGCGTTGGAAAGAAGAAAACCGAGAGGGGGATGGAAACGACCTACACCCTCCGCAATTGGGTGGACCTACCCTCCAATCCAACCAAGGTAATTCGCGAATTCGAGCGCGACCGAGTGCGTAAACACCTCAAAGCCCGATAG
- a CDS encoding putative integrase/resolvase recombinase protein (Evidence 3 : Function proposed based on presence of conserved amino acid motif, structural feature or limited homology) gives MAFQRLSHLVRRGDVFAFRMAVPRSLWARCGLREIKGSLKTGDPFTARMRCRTLSDVFERLIRELPAMPDLTPDVVKSLIRSYFERCLSTAEEVAYLAPQDQSVDLVFEAGETLAESEQLRKLLVAHDYDPVTRNAANEVLAQVGASRKTVGLEQFDKVCNGVLRARIETRRILAAKLRGDYAQAVSADPLFIGIEATEMPPLPGDVPAEERSLGSVANRYCAMKKDKEWVGKTYLDHRRVLNLVIELVGEKRPVATLALDDVRLVRDSLMELPSNYMKSKAMQGVPLKEILASKAKGETISLKTQDKYFSMFRTFLKWCVAEGYLAAMPGPGLKISGVSKLDAKDARYPFSGEQLQKLFTSPLFTGCKSAGRRSEPGDQVIRDGKFWIPIIGLYSGMRLGEIVQLLATDIKEHGEIPYFDVCRGEGKTIKTESSLRCVPVHPVLIDLGFLAHVDRQRKKGPNGRVFPDINPGKDGYFSAAFSKWFARYAEDVGVKTAKTTFHSFRHNFKDALDYAEVSEATSKALMGHSQEGVHDKTYGKPKNLPLLAKSLSKIEYPIDLDLLREGKGASWSCS, from the coding sequence GTTTCAGCGGCTTTCTCACCTCGTTCGCCGGGGTGACGTGTTCGCCTTCCGCATGGCGGTTCCTCGAAGCTTATGGGCCAGATGCGGCCTTCGCGAGATCAAAGGATCGCTCAAAACCGGCGATCCCTTCACGGCGCGCATGCGTTGCCGTACCCTCAGCGATGTCTTCGAGCGTCTGATCCGAGAACTCCCCGCCATGCCCGATCTCACCCCCGATGTCGTCAAGAGCCTGATCCGGTCGTATTTCGAGAGATGCCTGAGCACGGCCGAGGAGGTCGCCTACCTTGCACCACAGGATCAGTCCGTCGATCTCGTGTTCGAAGCGGGGGAGACGTTGGCGGAGTCGGAACAGTTGCGAAAGCTGCTCGTGGCGCACGACTACGACCCGGTAACCCGCAACGCGGCGAATGAGGTGCTGGCGCAGGTCGGTGCATCCCGGAAAACCGTCGGCCTAGAACAGTTCGACAAGGTCTGCAACGGCGTGCTCCGGGCGCGGATCGAGACCCGGCGCATTCTCGCGGCGAAGTTGCGCGGCGACTACGCTCAGGCCGTTTCCGCCGATCCGCTTTTCATCGGCATCGAGGCGACGGAAATGCCGCCGCTACCTGGGGACGTCCCGGCGGAGGAGCGGAGCCTTGGCTCTGTCGCCAACCGCTACTGCGCGATGAAAAAGGATAAGGAGTGGGTCGGGAAAACCTATCTGGACCACCGCCGAGTTCTCAACCTCGTGATCGAGTTGGTGGGAGAAAAGAGGCCGGTGGCTACCCTTGCCTTGGATGATGTGCGGCTGGTGCGAGACTCGCTGATGGAGTTGCCCAGCAACTACATGAAATCGAAGGCAATGCAGGGCGTGCCGCTGAAGGAGATCCTGGCGTCAAAAGCCAAGGGCGAGACGATCTCGCTGAAAACCCAGGACAAGTATTTTTCGATGTTCCGCACGTTCCTCAAGTGGTGTGTGGCAGAAGGCTATCTTGCTGCGATGCCTGGGCCGGGGCTTAAGATCAGTGGGGTGTCGAAGCTCGACGCAAAGGATGCGCGGTACCCCTTCTCAGGTGAGCAGCTTCAGAAGCTCTTCACGTCACCGCTGTTTACCGGGTGCAAGTCGGCGGGGCGGCGTAGCGAGCCGGGGGATCAGGTCATCCGAGATGGCAAGTTCTGGATCCCGATCATCGGTCTCTATTCGGGGATGCGGCTTGGCGAGATCGTGCAATTGCTTGCAACCGACATCAAGGAGCATGGCGAGATCCCGTATTTCGATGTCTGTCGTGGTGAGGGGAAAACGATCAAGACCGAGTCAAGCCTGCGGTGTGTGCCGGTTCATCCGGTTCTGATCGACCTCGGGTTTCTCGCGCATGTTGATCGGCAGCGGAAAAAAGGACCGAATGGGCGTGTATTTCCTGACATCAATCCCGGCAAGGACGGCTACTTCTCTGCGGCGTTCTCGAAGTGGTTTGCGCGTTACGCAGAGGATGTTGGTGTTAAGACGGCTAAGACGACTTTCCACTCGTTCCGCCACAACTTCAAAGACGCACTGGACTATGCCGAGGTGAGTGAGGCGACATCGAAGGCTCTGATGGGGCATTCCCAAGAGGGGGTGCACGACAAAACCTACGGGAAGCCGAAGAATCTACCGCTACTCGCGAAAAGCTTGTCGAAGATCGAATACCCGATTGACCTCGACCTCCTGCGGGAGGGAAAGGGGGCGTCGTGGTCGTGCAGTTAA
- the vsr gene encoding XorII very short patch repair endonuclease, with translation MADKLTPEQRSVNMSRIRSKGMKPEMQIRKLVHSMGYRYRLHRPDLPGKPDLVFPGRNAVIFVHGCFWHQHPDPDCRDARMPKSNLEYWEPKLRRNRTRDRDECDQLRAMGWRVFVVWECETRQLDVLKERIRLFLGGNQRGSDQD, from the coding sequence ATGGCTGATAAGCTGACTCCTGAGCAACGCAGCGTCAACATGTCACGTATCCGCAGTAAGGGCATGAAGCCCGAAATGCAGATCAGAAAACTTGTTCACTCCATGGGGTACCGCTACCGCCTCCACCGGCCTGATCTTCCTGGAAAACCTGACTTGGTGTTTCCAGGACGAAATGCCGTAATTTTCGTCCATGGGTGTTTCTGGCATCAGCATCCAGACCCGGATTGCCGGGATGCACGTATGCCTAAATCCAATCTTGAGTACTGGGAGCCGAAGTTGCGCCGGAACCGGACACGTGACAGGGATGAGTGCGACCAACTGCGTGCGATGGGGTGGCGTGTATTCGTGGTCTGGGAGTGTGAAACACGGCAGCTCGATGTGCTCAAGGAGCGAATTCGCCTGTTTCTCGGCGGTAATCAGAGGGGTTCCGATCAGGACTGA
- the xerD gene encoding Integrase/recombinase xerD homolog produces MLVQISALTRDNSLLSESTISPPEAVSAYLEASISANTRRAYRCDMAHFTAWGGTIPATPEAVAQYLAEYAEALTVATLSRRLVAIGKAHTMQGLPNPGSSDLVRMTMRGIRRTWGKPQRQAAAAIKEDVLAMVGGMGTSVKDIRDRALILIGFAGAFRRSELVGLDVSDIEHVSQGIIIHLRRSKTDQDGRGRKVAIPFARGTVCAVFSLTAWLEAAGITEGPVFRPVDRHGHVAETRLSGKAVAVVVKTRAEAAGLDPARYSGHSLRAGLATSAAAAGVPTYKIRQQTGHASDAMLGRYIRDGGLFWGNVVHVLL; encoded by the coding sequence ATGCTCGTCCAGATCAGTGCTCTAACCCGTGATAACTCCCTATTATCGGAGTCCACAATCAGCCCGCCGGAGGCCGTCTCCGCCTACCTCGAAGCGTCGATCTCCGCGAACACCCGCCGGGCCTATCGGTGCGACATGGCGCACTTCACCGCGTGGGGTGGCACTATCCCGGCAACCCCCGAGGCTGTGGCTCAGTACCTTGCCGAGTACGCTGAGGCGCTGACGGTGGCCACGCTCTCCCGGCGGCTTGTCGCCATCGGCAAAGCGCACACCATGCAAGGACTGCCGAACCCCGGCTCGTCCGATCTGGTCCGGATGACGATGCGGGGCATTCGCCGTACCTGGGGGAAGCCCCAACGGCAGGCCGCCGCCGCGATCAAGGAAGACGTGCTGGCGATGGTCGGGGGGATGGGCACCAGCGTAAAGGACATCCGCGACCGCGCTTTGATCCTGATCGGTTTTGCGGGAGCCTTCCGTCGTTCGGAGTTGGTGGGGCTGGACGTATCGGATATCGAGCACGTTTCCCAGGGAATCATCATCCATCTCCGGCGGTCGAAGACCGATCAGGACGGCAGGGGGCGCAAGGTAGCGATTCCATTCGCACGCGGAACCGTGTGCGCAGTGTTTTCCCTGACTGCATGGCTCGAAGCGGCAGGGATAACCGAAGGGCCGGTGTTTCGTCCGGTGGACCGCCATGGGCATGTTGCCGAGACCCGGCTGTCCGGGAAGGCGGTGGCCGTGGTGGTAAAGACCCGTGCTGAAGCCGCCGGTCTCGACCCTGCCCGTTACAGCGGTCACAGCCTCAGGGCCGGGCTCGCCACCAGTGCAGCAGCAGCAGGCGTCCCTACGTACAAAATCCGCCAGCAGACCGGGCATGCCTCAGACGCGATGCTGGGCCGTTACATCCGGGATGGAGGGCTGTTTTGGGGGAATGTGGTCCATGTTCTTCTCTGA
- a CDS encoding Predicted transcriptional regulator (fragment), with protein MMNLKQHIGLRVKSARREKGLTQEELADRIGKAVATLSNIERGEALTGLETLALIAQATDKPMVFFFEGIEDTRLVSRKRLEAEDELRLQAKRLTDQHLLLAQEILAAMERAQS; from the coding sequence ATGATGAACCTGAAGCAGCACATTGGCCTGAGAGTAAAGTCGGCCCGCCGGGAGAAAGGGCTGACGCAGGAGGAGCTTGCCGACCGCATCGGCAAGGCCGTCGCCACGCTATCCAACATCGAGCGTGGGGAAGCGCTGACCGGCCTTGAGACCCTGGCGCTGATTGCCCAGGCCACGGACAAGCCGATGGTGTTCTTCTTCGAGGGAATTGAGGACACCCGCCTCGTCAGCCGCAAACGGCTGGAGGCTGAAGACGAGCTACGCCTTCAGGCGAAGCGCCTAACAGACCAACACCTACTTCTCGCACAGGAAATTCTGGCCGCGATGGAACGGGCTCAGTCCTGA
- a CDS encoding hypothetical protein (Evidence 5 : No homology to any previously reported sequences): protein MVVQLTKGLGGSNKPESVDVKLIAYGYEGGFAALRPVIDKIAITFDIPSYEDQQGIKTFLIGAKEDKALLPASPANGKSNYGWRLLLPIPGSGEHLLLEAGPPTPKNEATKSAPFLRFEFNPAKLGAEGVLYLREWLRDNVLLDQYLWSDIATSGRVTRLDVAVDLLGVRTENLLVSSHVKADGGKPFKRLAYHSLAGQLETLYPHFRKGARAPFCIYDKKQELADTGFEAKYGSLSHVRVEARKQPNRPITTLHKMKNPFLGLTVIDPMGKVDPPETAHAWVFFLDSCRARGVEWALSQLPAEDMRVAYKHAFQEAERNVWRAGKLWDFWPAALLQSGLLP, encoded by the coding sequence GTGGTCGTGCAGTTAACGAAGGGGCTAGGGGGCTCTAATAAGCCCGAGAGCGTGGACGTGAAATTAATTGCATACGGATACGAGGGTGGATTTGCTGCGCTGAGGCCGGTGATAGACAAGATCGCGATTACCTTCGACATCCCGTCATACGAGGACCAACAGGGCATCAAGACGTTCCTGATAGGGGCGAAGGAAGATAAGGCGCTTCTACCGGCCTCTCCGGCGAATGGTAAGTCGAATTATGGGTGGCGGCTTCTCCTGCCGATCCCTGGGAGTGGTGAGCACCTATTGTTGGAGGCGGGGCCACCTACGCCCAAGAACGAGGCGACGAAATCAGCGCCATTCCTCCGGTTCGAGTTCAACCCGGCAAAGCTGGGTGCGGAAGGCGTGCTGTATCTGAGGGAGTGGCTGCGGGATAATGTCCTGCTCGACCAGTACCTGTGGAGCGATATTGCCACAAGCGGCAGAGTGACCCGCCTCGACGTTGCTGTCGATCTGCTGGGGGTCCGGACCGAAAATCTTCTTGTGTCGAGCCACGTGAAGGCGGATGGGGGCAAGCCGTTCAAGCGGTTAGCGTATCATTCGTTGGCGGGGCAACTAGAGACGCTCTACCCCCACTTCAGAAAGGGGGCCCGCGCGCCGTTTTGCATCTACGACAAGAAGCAGGAGTTGGCCGATACCGGCTTCGAGGCGAAGTACGGGAGTTTGTCCCATGTCAGGGTAGAGGCCCGTAAGCAGCCGAACAGGCCGATAACGACGCTCCACAAGATGAAGAACCCGTTCCTCGGCCTGACGGTGATCGATCCCATGGGTAAGGTTGACCCACCTGAGACGGCCCACGCTTGGGTGTTCTTCCTGGATAGTTGCCGTGCCCGTGGCGTCGAGTGGGCGTTGTCCCAGCTGCCCGCCGAGGACATGAGGGTGGCCTATAAACACGCCTTCCAAGAGGCCGAGCGAAACGTCTGGAGGGCCGGGAAACTTTGGGACTTTTGGCCTGCTGCGCTCCTTCAGTCAGGGCTTCTGCCGTAA